One Chromatiales bacterium genomic window, CTATTGCAGCCCTCACCGCTTACGATGCTTGTTTTGCCCGTATTATAGACCAGGCCGGTGCCGACTTGGTCTTGGTCGGGGACTCTCTGGGGATGGTTATACAAGCACATAGCACAACAGCTAAAGTGACAATGGACGATATGATCTATCATTGTCGATGTGTAAGCCCATCTCTAAGTCGTGCCTATTTCGTCGCTGACATGCCTTTTGCAAGTTATAGTTCGGTGGCAGCAGGCGTTGATAATGCAAAACTTCTGATAGCAGAAGGCGGTGCACAAATGGTAAAACTCGAAATAATCTCGCCGACAACTATAAATGTCATACGCGCATTAACTGAGCATGCGATACCAGTATGTGCACACATTGGTTTTTGTCCGCAAACAATACCTGATTTACCATCGCCCGATACTTTCCACAGACCGAAAGTAGTAGACGAAGTTGTATTACAGCAGGCAAACGATTGCATTGATGCAAATGTAGATTTGTTATTGGTTGAGTGTGCAGCCGAACATGTGGGAGAACAAATTAAAACAATGAGCCAAACACCGGTCATTGGTATAGGCTCTGGTTCCGACTACGATGGGCAAATTATGGTGATGCACGATGTGTTGGGAATCAGCGACCACTCACCGAAATTTGCAGTGAATTTCTTAGCCACTGAAAATTCTATATCAGCAGCATTCAGTGCTTATGTAAAAGCAGTTAAGTCTAGAACATTCCCCTAAATATTTGCGATGTTTATTGCTAAAAATATTGCCGAGGTGCGTAAACAAACTGCCCAGTGGCGTAAACAAGGACAAAGCATAGCATTGGTGCCAACGATGGGTGCTCTGCACGAAGGACATTTAAGCCTAGTTACGCGTGCACTGAATATTGCCGATAAAGTTGCGGTGAGCATCTTCGTCAATCCTATGCAATTCGATCAAGCAGAAGACCTGCAAAATTACCCAAGCAACGAAGCACAAGATCTAGCAATGCTAGAACGCTATAAAGTAGGACTCGCTTTTGTGCCGACAGCACAGGAAATGCATAACGCAGATCCCTTGACAGGCGTGCACTTGTTAGCAGGCCGCTTAGCCGAAGATTTGTGCGGTAAATTCAGGCCTCAACACTTCGACGGCGTAGCAACAATCGTTGCTAAGCTGCTAAATATATTTCAACCCGATATAATTCTGCTAGGCCAAAAAGACTACCAACAACTCTGCATCGTCAGAGAACTGGTCAATAATTTATCGTTCAATGTAGAAGTCGTATCTGTTGAAACAGTGCGCACCGCCGACGGATTGGCATTGAGTTCTAGAAACGCCTATCTTTCCGAAGACGAGAGAAAACGAGCAGCGGTCTTGTACCGTAGCTTAAAACGGATAGCTAACAGTATAGAAGAAGGTGCCAATAATTTTGCGTATTTGAAGAACCAGGCCTATAAGTCAATGAAAGCTGCTGGTTTGCATCCCGAGTATATAGAAATTAGATGCGCACACTCACTCAAACCGCTACACCGAATACAATTCCCACTGGTCATACTAACAGCAGTTCGTCTGGGCAAGGCGCGTTTAATAGACAATATCATCTGTACCAACAAACCTACAAATAATCGCTAACAAGTGTTTAAGCGATTAGAATACTTTATACGGCCAGAACCTCTCTCCTATATGTTCCCTGCTAACATATTTTACTTGATCTTTGGTATACAAATCGAAATCAAAATCTTGCTCGTATACATACCGTAAAGGAGTGGGCATTTCCGTGATTACACCATGTTCAACTTGTAATACTTTGGCTGCCGAAAGATTGATATATTTATCCCAAATGATAGGTGCATGTTTCTTTACATCATCTAGCCTATGAGGGCTAGTAGTTGCCATTTTATTGATAATGGGGATTCTCCCTAAAAAAACTGCTGTATTAATTATGAACTCTAAAGAGTCAATTGCGGAGTCTAGTCCACCTAACTTAAAATAAGGGAAATATAAGTATTTATCGTTTTCTTGTTTCATGAAAATTTTTGAGTTTTTTATTATAATAAAATAACTTTATGAACAATTTAAAGTATAATGGCTATTATATATGGTTAAGGAGGTATTCTAATGACATTATATACCAAATCGCAAGCCCCTGATGGATATTCCTACCATCACATGTGTTGTCCGCACGATTGTCCAGATACTTGCTCTATACTGGTGACGCGAGACGATAAAACGGGCAAAGTTGTCAGAGTTCAAGGCGACCCAACTCATCCGATCACCAAAGGTTATCTTTGTAACAAAGTGAATCACTATGTAGAACTAGTCTATAACGACAATAGGATACTCTATCCTCATAAACGAGTAGGACCTAAAGGGCATCATGCGAAATTTGAGCGTATTAGTTGGGACGAGGCTTTAGATACGATTACCGACAATATGAAAGAGGTGATATCCGATTACGGTTCTGAAGCCGTACAACCTTATTCCTACTCGGGAACACTGGGAATGTTAGGCTATTGGGGTATGGATCAGCGTTTCTGGAACAAAATGAATGCTGCCAGACTAGAACAATCTATCTGTATTTATGCAGCGATGTGGGCTGGCATCTACACCTATGGCATTGCTAACGGCCCATCTATACACGAAGCCTGCTCGGAAGCCGAATTGATTATATTGTGGGGAGCTAATCTGGTTAGCACTGGTGTGCATGCGATACCTTTTATACAAAAGGCACGCAAGCGTGGTGCTAAACTCATCGTCATAGATCCGCGCGTGACGCGCACTACGATGATGGCCGATTGGCACATACAACCGCGCCCCGGCACCGACGGAGCATTAGCTCTGGGAATGATGAAAATTATCGTTGATGAAGGGCTACACGATTTAGACTTCCTAAAAGAACAAACTGTCGGATGGGAGGACTTCTTAGAAAAGAAATTACCCGACTATTCAGTCGAGCAAGTATCGGAAATTACCGCACTGGATACTGAGACGATTAAAAAGTTAGCCCTAGAATACGGTAAGACGAAAAAGACCTACATTCGTGCAAATTACGGCTTAAACCGCCATCAAAATGCCGGGCAAATGTGTCGTTCTATTCTCGTGTTGCCTTGTATCACTGGTGCGTGGCGCGAAAAGTGCGGTGGTGTTGCTTTTGGCAATTTGGAAGAGATGTGGATGCAATTTCCACTGGGTAAATTACAGCGTCCTGATTTAGGCAATCGTGCCGATAAACGCGTCGTAAATATGGTACAAATCGGACGAGCACTAGCCGACGATGTAGGTGCCAACGAAGAAAAACTAGACCCACCCATCAAACATTTATTCGTCTATAACTCGGATCCGGCAAACTGCGCTCCGAACTCAAACAATGTGCGTAAAGGCCTGATGCGCGACGACTTATTCGTAGCGGTTCACGATACTTTCTGGACCGATACCTGCAAATATGCGGATATCGTACTCCCTGCCGATACCCAGTTCGAACGTGCCGATTTGCACGCAGCCTATGGGCATTATTACTTCAATATGAATAAACCCATTATCGAGCCGTTGGGTGAGAGTGTTCGTAATACCGAAATGTTTCGCCTACTCGCAAAAAAAATGGGTTATGTCGAAAAAGGCGATAATGCTTTCACACAAACTGATGAAGATATGATGCGTGAACTCGTAGACGATACTGATAACCCTTTAATGGAGGGTATCTCTTACGAAGAGCTTGAAAAAAACGGTTGGGCTAGAGGCAGTGTAGAGTCCTCTCGTCGTGACTACTTAAATGTAGGATGGCCAACCGACAGTGGTAAAATAGAAATCTATAGCAAAACTTTGGCTGACCAAGGACAAGATCCACTGCCTACCCATAACCCGGAGGTTGAAGGCCAAGAGGACAACGAACGCCGACAGCATTACCCTATACAAGTCATCAGTAGTGCGACACATTATTTTATAGGTGATTCGTTTCAATCAGTGCCGCGTCTGCAAGCGATGATGTCGCGCCCTACCGTAGAATTAAATCCTGAGGATGCAAAAGCGCGTAATATCAAAGATGGTGATTTAGTCCGTTTATACAACGATCGCGGCGAGACTTATTGTTATGCAGTAATCGTTGACGGCTTGTTGCCCAATGTTTGCGGGACTCAAAAACAATTTAAGGGAAGCCACACCCCCGGTGGTGTTAATGCAAACGGATTGAACTCCGAGATGCTTACTGATTTCGGCATGAGCCCATGCTTTTATTCAGTGCTAGTGGAGATTGAGAAAGCAGAAACGCCAGATAAATTAACTACTCAAAAATTAAAGCAAATGGGAGGAGAGGCTGGCTATATCAAAGCCTGGCGTTCCGACCCACGCAACCAAAACACTAAGATCAGCGACGAAGAGATTATTGGCTATGCAAAATCTCAAAACCCACAAGCATTCACGGAGGTTTAATGTGAATAGTACCACGCCTAGTTTTCACGACCCAATCCACCAGTTGGCTGAAATACCCTATCCCGATAAAACGCTCTACGGCAAGCGATCAATAACTAACCATTGCACAGTCAAAAGTGTCAAGAAACTAACTCATGATACATGTGAATTGATTATCAAAGCTGAGCAAGGATCGCAACCAATATCACATGCAGCCGGGCAATATGCAATATTGAAAGTAGACGACATTGAAAAGCCTCGTGCCTATTCTTTTGCTCGTTCTCCGAAATCTGAAGCGCCCGATGAATATTCTTTTTTTATACGCCAAGTTCCTGGCGGAAAATTTTCAAGCTGGCTGTTTAATAGCGAGCGCAAAGGGCAACCCATTACGATTCAGGGTCCGATAGGCAAGTTCACCGTAGATCCATCAGATAAGCGAATGCTTTGTATTGCTGGCGGCAGTGGTATGAGTGCTATATTTGCTCTACTGGAAGATAGCTGTTATCACCAAATACAAAGAAATGTATTATTTCTGTATGGTGCACGTAGCCAAAGAGATCTCTACTGCTTGAACGAAATTAAAATACTGCAGGAGAAATGGCACCCAGATTATCAATTTGAGTTTGTCCCAGTACTATCCGAAGAACCTGAAGATAGCGATTGGCAAGGTGGCCGTGGTCTGGTAACCGACTATCTCAAAAAAAATTACCTCGATACCAACACAATCTCGTTGTTGGATGCCAAAGCCTATTTCTGTGGACCGCCACCAATGATTGATGCAGGTATTGCGACACTTACTAAACTTGGTATGCAAACAAACGATATATATTACGATAAATTTGAAGATATTAGATCGCCGGTTCCGGTAGTAGATAATGCCAAGTGTGTTTTATGCGATGAGTGCCTTTTCGTTTGTCCGATACCTAAATGCATTATTGAGGCATCGCAGCTACGAACAGATGGCAATGGCTTATCCTACGAAGAAGTGAATCCCATCGAAACCTCAAGCTTGTATTACAATACTCTATACATAGATGCCAAGCAATGCATACGCTGTTACGCCTGCGTAGATGTCTGTCCAGTAGATGCGATAGACCCTGAAAATTCGGTCATTCCTAAAACGATACGAAAACATACTGTTGTGTCATAGACATAATTTTAGGCAAGTAAATGTTCTGTTCCGTAATATGCGGTAGATCATATGGATCCTAGGAGGAAAAAGTGTATATATAGGCACACAACGATAACAAAACCTTTAGAAGCGAATAGCGTGACTTTAAGATATTACTTATGCTTCTCTTCTAATTTAGCTTTATAGTTCAGCTAATCTCTTAACAGAAACTCATATTTTTCAGCATTTTTATGATAGCTTTCATCAATCATTGACTATAGGTTCGGATATCTATGATATATATCATAGCTAGATAACTAACTGAGACAAAAACTGCTTTTCGGTTTAATGATTTGCTCTTCGCTAAAATGTTTTCCTCTCATATTCAATACCTCCTTTTAGATATTTAATACTAGTTTATCGGAAAGACTCTCTTTCGATGTGACTCTATTTTCGGGAGATAGGTATATTTAGATTCGGCTTATTTAGTGTAAGCTAAACACTTGGGCATATGCAATGCCTGGGAAGCCAGAGGTGACACATCGCTCGAGGGTATGAACTAAAAGTTCGCCCAAATGGTTTAACAGCATCATACAATTTATTGAAATTATCATGTCGTACCTATATAATACACCCTTTATTTTTTACTTACCCAGCTATTTAGTACTTAAAAAAACACTGAACACGGCAAAGCCGATCTTTTATGAAACATACTCCCTCTAAAAAATTTAAAGCAGCGGTAGAAAAAGCATTTCACCTGCCTTATTGGCAGTTGGACGAACGCCAAACCTGTGATATCGAGTTATTGATAAACGGTGCATTTGCGCCATTGACGAGTTTTATGTCGCAAGCAGATTACGAGAGCGTGTTAAATAATATGCGACTTGCAGATGGACAGCTTTGGCCTATACCTATAACGCTGAGTATTTCGGAAAACTTTGCCGAATCATTGAAGGTCGGCGACCAAATGACCTTGCGTGACGCAGAACATTTCGCCATTGCTATCATCAAAATAGAAGAAATGTGGAAACCGAATCTGCAAGAAGAAGCACAAAAAGTCTTCGGCACTTTGGACACCAAGCATCCGGCGGTATCGTATCTTTTTCACTCAAGCAATCCGGTTTATATCAGTGGTCCTATACAGGCAATTGAATTACCCAAACATATTGACTATACCAAATATCGCCATACGCCGAAACAACTACGCGCACTCTTTAAGCAGAAAAAATGGGAAAAAATAATTGCCTTTCAGACAAGAAACCCTATGCACAGGGTGCATGTAGAGATCAGCAAAGATGCTCTGAAAAATAAAAATACGCATCTGCTAATACATCCAGTTGTAGGCATTACCAAACCCGACGATATAGATTATCACACGCGCATGAAATGTTATCTGACAGCGCTAAAAGAGTATCCTAAAAATTCCACCATGTTGTCGCTATTACCATTGGCGATGCGCATGGCCGGACCTAAGGAAGCGCTATGGCATGCGTTGATCCGTAAAAATTACGGTTGCACGCATTTGATTGTTGGACGCGACCACGCTGGTCCTGGTAAAGACTCGGCAGGTAAAGATTTCTATAAACCGTTTGAAGCACACGACTTGTTAACTAAATACAGCGATGAGATCGGCATTAAACCGATATTATTTGAAGAAATGGCTTATAGTCGGTCTCGTAAAAAATATATATTCGTTAAAGACAAGCAAGCCGGTGAAGAATTAGTTTCTATTTCTGGTACACAGCTACGAGAAATGCTTAAAAAAGGAGAGGAATTGCCCGAATGGTTCACAATGCCGGCTGTTGCAGAACACTTAAAAAAGGTATATCCCCCGCTGAAAAAAAGAGGGTTTACGGTATTCTTTACCGGATTATCCGGCGCCGGCAAAACCACCCTAGCCAAAATGCTGATGGTTAAACTGATAGCACACGGGCGGCGTAGAGTTACTTTGTTAGACGGTGATGTCGTGCGCACCCATTTATCCAGCGAGCTGGGTTTTTCTAAAGAGCATCGTTCAATCAATGTGCAGCGCATAGGCTATGTCGCTAGCGAGATTACCAAAAATGGGGGTATCGCCATTTGCGCTCCGATTGCACCTTACGAAGCAGATCGTATGAAAAACCGTAACCTCATTTCTCAATACGGTGTTTATATAGAGATCTATTTGAATACCTCGCTGGAAGTATGCGAACAACGAGACATCAAAGGCTTTTATTTGCGCGCCCGCCACAACCTAACCCCTTCGTTCACTGGGATAAACGACCCTTATGAAGTGCCTAAAAATGCGGAGATTACTCTCGACACCAGTGTTGCGACTGCTGATGAGTTGACCAACGAAATATACGATAGGATTAAAGCTATGGGGTGTCTGTAACTAAGTTTGATATTGCTATTATGTTGATGCCGAACTACAATCGATTAGAAATAGTGTTCTCTGAAGGTAACGGATGTAGGTTGTCGGATCAACACGGGCGACATTATCTGGATATGATTTCGGGTATTGCAGTATGTGGTTTAGGACACGCACATCCAGCAGTCGCGGCGGCAATACACTATCAAGCTGACCGACTGCTACATACATCGAACCTTTATAGAATTGAACTGCAAGAAAAATTAGCTGCTAAGTTGGTCTCTATAAGCGGCATGGACGCGGTATTCTTTTGTAATTCTGGTAGCGAAGCAAACGAGGCTGCAATTAAACTGGTGCGCCTACACGCCCACGAACAAGGGAATGAAAAACCGCTCATTGCGAGCATGCAACAAGGTTTCCACGGACGTACGATGGCTACTTGGAGTGCTACGAAACCTGATGACAAGCACTACGCACCACTACTTGCCGGATTTAGACAAATTCCATACGCCGACATAGACAGCCTAAAAGCGCTGATTAAAAGTGAGGATAATCTTGCTGCGGTGATACTCGAACCGGTGCAAGGGGAAGGCGGTATACGGATTGCACCCGACGATTATTTAAGCGCAGTACGCGAACTTTGCGACCAATACAATTTACTTTTGAT contains:
- the panB gene encoding 3-methyl-2-oxobutanoate hydroxymethyltransferase; its protein translation is MQDNSNDDNKVTLSTLRQMKATQQPIAALTAYDACFARIIDQAGADLVLVGDSLGMVIQAHSTTAKVTMDDMIYHCRCVSPSLSRAYFVADMPFASYSSVAAGVDNAKLLIAEGGAQMVKLEIISPTTINVIRALTEHAIPVCAHIGFCPQTIPDLPSPDTFHRPKVVDEVVLQQANDCIDANVDLLLVECAAEHVGEQIKTMSQTPVIGIGSGSDYDGQIMVMHDVLGISDHSPKFAVNFLATENSISAAFSAYVKAVKSRTFP
- a CDS encoding pantoate--beta-alanine ligase → MFIAKNIAEVRKQTAQWRKQGQSIALVPTMGALHEGHLSLVTRALNIADKVAVSIFVNPMQFDQAEDLQNYPSNEAQDLAMLERYKVGLAFVPTAQEMHNADPLTGVHLLAGRLAEDLCGKFRPQHFDGVATIVAKLLNIFQPDIILLGQKDYQQLCIVRELVNNLSFNVEVVSVETVRTADGLALSSRNAYLSEDERKRAAVLYRSLKRIANSIEEGANNFAYLKNQAYKSMKAAGLHPEYIEIRCAHSLKPLHRIQFPLVILTAVRLGKARLIDNIICTNKPTNNR
- a CDS encoding molybdopterin-dependent oxidoreductase, which produces MTLYTKSQAPDGYSYHHMCCPHDCPDTCSILVTRDDKTGKVVRVQGDPTHPITKGYLCNKVNHYVELVYNDNRILYPHKRVGPKGHHAKFERISWDEALDTITDNMKEVISDYGSEAVQPYSYSGTLGMLGYWGMDQRFWNKMNAARLEQSICIYAAMWAGIYTYGIANGPSIHEACSEAELIILWGANLVSTGVHAIPFIQKARKRGAKLIVIDPRVTRTTMMADWHIQPRPGTDGALALGMMKIIVDEGLHDLDFLKEQTVGWEDFLEKKLPDYSVEQVSEITALDTETIKKLALEYGKTKKTYIRANYGLNRHQNAGQMCRSILVLPCITGAWREKCGGVAFGNLEEMWMQFPLGKLQRPDLGNRADKRVVNMVQIGRALADDVGANEEKLDPPIKHLFVYNSDPANCAPNSNNVRKGLMRDDLFVAVHDTFWTDTCKYADIVLPADTQFERADLHAAYGHYYFNMNKPIIEPLGESVRNTEMFRLLAKKMGYVEKGDNAFTQTDEDMMRELVDDTDNPLMEGISYEELEKNGWARGSVESSRRDYLNVGWPTDSGKIEIYSKTLADQGQDPLPTHNPEVEGQEDNERRQHYPIQVISSATHYFIGDSFQSVPRLQAMMSRPTVELNPEDAKARNIKDGDLVRLYNDRGETYCYAVIVDGLLPNVCGTQKQFKGSHTPGGVNANGLNSEMLTDFGMSPCFYSVLVEIEKAETPDKLTTQKLKQMGGEAGYIKAWRSDPRNQNTKISDEEIIGYAKSQNPQAFTEV
- a CDS encoding 4Fe-4S binding protein, coding for MNSTTPSFHDPIHQLAEIPYPDKTLYGKRSITNHCTVKSVKKLTHDTCELIIKAEQGSQPISHAAGQYAILKVDDIEKPRAYSFARSPKSEAPDEYSFFIRQVPGGKFSSWLFNSERKGQPITIQGPIGKFTVDPSDKRMLCIAGGSGMSAIFALLEDSCYHQIQRNVLFLYGARSQRDLYCLNEIKILQEKWHPDYQFEFVPVLSEEPEDSDWQGGRGLVTDYLKKNYLDTNTISLLDAKAYFCGPPPMIDAGIATLTKLGMQTNDIYYDKFEDIRSPVPVVDNAKCVLCDECLFVCPIPKCIIEASQLRTDGNGLSYEEVNPIETSSLYYNTLYIDAKQCIRCYACVDVCPVDAIDPENSVIPKTIRKHTVVS
- a CDS encoding bifunctional sulfate adenylyltransferase/adenylylsulfate kinase, with translation MKHTPSKKFKAAVEKAFHLPYWQLDERQTCDIELLINGAFAPLTSFMSQADYESVLNNMRLADGQLWPIPITLSISENFAESLKVGDQMTLRDAEHFAIAIIKIEEMWKPNLQEEAQKVFGTLDTKHPAVSYLFHSSNPVYISGPIQAIELPKHIDYTKYRHTPKQLRALFKQKKWEKIIAFQTRNPMHRVHVEISKDALKNKNTHLLIHPVVGITKPDDIDYHTRMKCYLTALKEYPKNSTMLSLLPLAMRMAGPKEALWHALIRKNYGCTHLIVGRDHAGPGKDSAGKDFYKPFEAHDLLTKYSDEIGIKPILFEEMAYSRSRKKYIFVKDKQAGEELVSISGTQLREMLKKGEELPEWFTMPAVAEHLKKVYPPLKKRGFTVFFTGLSGAGKTTLAKMLMVKLIAHGRRRVTLLDGDVVRTHLSSELGFSKEHRSINVQRIGYVASEITKNGGIAICAPIAPYEADRMKNRNLISQYGVYIEIYLNTSLEVCEQRDIKGFYLRARHNLTPSFTGINDPYEVPKNAEITLDTSVATADELTNEIYDRIKAMGCL
- a CDS encoding aspartate aminotransferase family protein is translated as MAIMLMPNYNRLEIVFSEGNGCRLSDQHGRHYLDMISGIAVCGLGHAHPAVAAAIHYQADRLLHTSNLYRIELQEKLAAKLVSISGMDAVFFCNSGSEANEAAIKLVRLHAHEQGNEKPLIASMQQGFHGRTMATWSATKPDDKHYAPLLAGFRQIPYADIDSLKALIKSEDNLAAVILEPVQGEGGIRIAPDDYLSAVRELCDQYNLLLILDEVQSGVGRTGRWYCYQHSGIEPDIMTTAKALGNGVPIGACLAKKEIAQLFQPGLHGSTFGGNPLACRAAIAVLETIEKDKLCQQAAKIGDYLLTNLKKKLSSENIREIRGRGLMVGIELAKLYPNIVSTALKYGLLINLTAQSVVRLLPPLILTENEADEAIEKLSAAFADIEKNEQA